From Puntigrus tetrazona isolate hp1 chromosome 8, ASM1883169v1, whole genome shotgun sequence, the proteins below share one genomic window:
- the gck gene encoding hexokinase-4 isoform X2 yields the protein MDLHTTDKVDQILSEFLLSKEDLEEVMRRIRREMERGLRVETHDEASVKMLPTYVRSTPEGSEVGDFLALDLGGTNFRVMLVKVGEDEERGWKVETKHHMYSIPEDAMTGTAEMLFDYIAGCISDFLDKHNLKHKKLPLGFTFSFPVRHEDLDKGILLNWTKGFKASGAEGNNVVGLLRDAIKRRGDFEMDVVAMVNDTVATMISCYYEDRSCEVGMIVGTGCNACYMEEMRKVELVEGEEGRMCVNTEWGAFGDNGELEDFRLEYDRVIDETSLNPGHQLYEKLIGGKYMGELVRLVLVKLVNENLLFNGEASDLLKTRGAFETRFVSQIESDTGDRKQIYNILSCLGILPSELDCDVVRLVCESVSTRAAHVCGAGLAGVINLMRERRCQDDLKITVGVDGSVYKLHPHFKERFHKLVWEMAPHCEITFIQSEEGSGRGAALISAVACKMAACMLSP from the exons GTGGACCAAATTCTGTCTGAATTTCTGCTGAGTAAAGAAGATCTAGAGGAAGTGATGAGGAGAATaaggagagagatggagaggggACTGCGAGTGGAGACACATGACGAAGCCAGCGTCAAAATGCTTCCCACTTATGTCCGCTCCACACCTGAAGGCTCCG AGGTTGGTGATTTCCTGGCGCTGGATCTTGGAGGCACAAACTTTCGAGTGATGCTGGTGAAAGTGGGTGAAGATGAAGAGCGAGGCTGGAAGGTGGAGACAAAGCATCACATGTACTCCATCCCTGAAGACGCCATGACCGGCACGGCTGAAATG TTGTTTGACTACATTGCCGGGTGCATATCCGACTTCCTGGACAAGCATAATCTGAAGCATAAGAAGCTTCCGCTGGGATTCACCTTCTCTTTTCCAGTCCGTCATGAGGATTTGGACAAG GGCATTCTGCTCAACTGGACTAAAGGCTTCAAGGCCTCTGGCGCTGAGGGCAATAATGTTGTCGGCCTACTGAGAGATGCCATTAAAAGAAGAGGG GACTTTGAAATGGACGTGGTTGCCATGGTGAACGACACAGTAGCCACCATGATCTCCTGCTACTATGAAGATCGCAGCTGTGAAGTCGGTATGATAGTAG GGACCGGCTGTAATGCGTGTTATATGGAGGAGATGCGTAaggtggagctggtggagggAGAGGAGGGGAGGATGTGTGTGAACACAGAGTGGGGAGCGTTTGGGGACAATGGCGAACTGGAGGACTTCCGGCTGGAGTACGACCGTGTTATTGACGAGACTTCACTAAACCCTGGACATCAGCT GTACGAGAAGCTGATTGGTGGGAAGTATATGGGCGAGCTTGTGCGTCTTGTGCTGGTAAAACTAGTGAATGAAAACCTGCTGTTCAATGGAGAAGCCTCAGACCTCCTGAAAACACGTGGAGCTTTTGAAACTCGCTTCGTCTCCCAGATCGAGAG TGACACGGGGGACAGGAAGCAGATCTACAACATCCTAAGCTGCCTGGGAATCCTGCCGTCGGAGCTGGACTGTGACGTTGTGCGTCTGGTCTGCGAGAGCGTGTCCACGCGCGCCGCTCACGTGTGCGGGGCCGGCCTCGCGGGCGTCATCAACCTGATGAGAGAACGCCGTTGCCAGGACGACCTGAAGATCACCGTGGGAGTCGACGGCTCTGTCTACAAACTACACCCTCA TTTCAAAGAGCGGTTCCACAAGCTTGTGTGGGAAATGGCGCCTCACTGCGAGATTACCTTCATCCAATCAGAAGAGGGGAGCGGCCGGGGCGCGGCGCTCATTTCCGCTGTGGCCtgcaagatggccgcctgcatGCTGTCGCCGTGA
- the gck gene encoding hexokinase-4 isoform X1 has product MPCLTSARRQRMLSDFESVLERILMVDQILSEFLLSKEDLEEVMRRIRREMERGLRVETHDEASVKMLPTYVRSTPEGSEVGDFLALDLGGTNFRVMLVKVGEDEERGWKVETKHHMYSIPEDAMTGTAEMLFDYIAGCISDFLDKHNLKHKKLPLGFTFSFPVRHEDLDKGILLNWTKGFKASGAEGNNVVGLLRDAIKRRGDFEMDVVAMVNDTVATMISCYYEDRSCEVGMIVGTGCNACYMEEMRKVELVEGEEGRMCVNTEWGAFGDNGELEDFRLEYDRVIDETSLNPGHQLYEKLIGGKYMGELVRLVLVKLVNENLLFNGEASDLLKTRGAFETRFVSQIESDTGDRKQIYNILSCLGILPSELDCDVVRLVCESVSTRAAHVCGAGLAGVINLMRERRCQDDLKITVGVDGSVYKLHPHFKERFHKLVWEMAPHCEITFIQSEEGSGRGAALISAVACKMAACMLSP; this is encoded by the exons GTGGACCAAATTCTGTCTGAATTTCTGCTGAGTAAAGAAGATCTAGAGGAAGTGATGAGGAGAATaaggagagagatggagaggggACTGCGAGTGGAGACACATGACGAAGCCAGCGTCAAAATGCTTCCCACTTATGTCCGCTCCACACCTGAAGGCTCCG AGGTTGGTGATTTCCTGGCGCTGGATCTTGGAGGCACAAACTTTCGAGTGATGCTGGTGAAAGTGGGTGAAGATGAAGAGCGAGGCTGGAAGGTGGAGACAAAGCATCACATGTACTCCATCCCTGAAGACGCCATGACCGGCACGGCTGAAATG TTGTTTGACTACATTGCCGGGTGCATATCCGACTTCCTGGACAAGCATAATCTGAAGCATAAGAAGCTTCCGCTGGGATTCACCTTCTCTTTTCCAGTCCGTCATGAGGATTTGGACAAG GGCATTCTGCTCAACTGGACTAAAGGCTTCAAGGCCTCTGGCGCTGAGGGCAATAATGTTGTCGGCCTACTGAGAGATGCCATTAAAAGAAGAGGG GACTTTGAAATGGACGTGGTTGCCATGGTGAACGACACAGTAGCCACCATGATCTCCTGCTACTATGAAGATCGCAGCTGTGAAGTCGGTATGATAGTAG GGACCGGCTGTAATGCGTGTTATATGGAGGAGATGCGTAaggtggagctggtggagggAGAGGAGGGGAGGATGTGTGTGAACACAGAGTGGGGAGCGTTTGGGGACAATGGCGAACTGGAGGACTTCCGGCTGGAGTACGACCGTGTTATTGACGAGACTTCACTAAACCCTGGACATCAGCT GTACGAGAAGCTGATTGGTGGGAAGTATATGGGCGAGCTTGTGCGTCTTGTGCTGGTAAAACTAGTGAATGAAAACCTGCTGTTCAATGGAGAAGCCTCAGACCTCCTGAAAACACGTGGAGCTTTTGAAACTCGCTTCGTCTCCCAGATCGAGAG TGACACGGGGGACAGGAAGCAGATCTACAACATCCTAAGCTGCCTGGGAATCCTGCCGTCGGAGCTGGACTGTGACGTTGTGCGTCTGGTCTGCGAGAGCGTGTCCACGCGCGCCGCTCACGTGTGCGGGGCCGGCCTCGCGGGCGTCATCAACCTGATGAGAGAACGCCGTTGCCAGGACGACCTGAAGATCACCGTGGGAGTCGACGGCTCTGTCTACAAACTACACCCTCA TTTCAAAGAGCGGTTCCACAAGCTTGTGTGGGAAATGGCGCCTCACTGCGAGATTACCTTCATCCAATCAGAAGAGGGGAGCGGCCGGGGCGCGGCGCTCATTTCCGCTGTGGCCtgcaagatggccgcctgcatGCTGTCGCCGTGA